A single genomic interval of Mycobacterium sp. DL592 harbors:
- a CDS encoding GntR family transcriptional regulator — translation MRVLSMDDAVLGKRPDLSIVSDQPAHARIAAWLEKLIVSGRLAPGDKLPAEVDIAAALGVSRMTLRQALGAIEAKGLIRRSRGRFGGNFVETSRLEFDHTGMPGFTEQLRRLDMAAGAQVVSATTRVPRPEVREALGLSRGARVHEIIRIRSADGAPVLLEETYLPAGLFPGLLSADLTGSVYALMADEFGIPLFSADEHIEAATATAARAELLGVAEGDPLLLVTRTAHDRDGVPVEFSHDYFRSDRTRIRVKSWVDRDTQARVETSPAS, via the coding sequence GTGCGGGTGCTGTCGATGGACGACGCGGTGCTGGGCAAACGCCCCGATCTGAGCATCGTTTCCGATCAGCCCGCCCATGCCCGCATCGCCGCGTGGCTGGAGAAACTCATCGTCTCGGGCCGGCTGGCACCGGGTGACAAGCTGCCTGCCGAGGTCGACATCGCCGCGGCGCTGGGCGTGAGTCGCATGACGCTGCGCCAGGCGCTGGGGGCCATCGAGGCCAAGGGCCTGATCCGGCGCAGCCGGGGCCGGTTCGGCGGAAACTTCGTCGAGACCTCGCGGCTGGAGTTCGACCACACCGGCATGCCGGGTTTCACCGAGCAGTTGCGCCGGCTGGACATGGCTGCCGGGGCGCAGGTGGTCAGCGCCACCACCCGCGTCCCGAGACCGGAGGTACGCGAGGCGCTGGGCCTCTCACGCGGCGCCCGGGTGCACGAGATCATCCGGATCCGCTCGGCCGACGGGGCACCGGTGCTCCTCGAGGAGACCTACCTGCCGGCGGGGCTGTTCCCCGGCCTGTTGTCCGCGGACCTCACCGGGTCGGTGTACGCGTTGATGGCCGACGAGTTCGGCATACCGCTGTTCTCGGCCGACGAACACATCGAGGCGGCAACCGCCACGGCGGCGCGTGCGGAGTTGCTCGGCGTCGCCGAGGGTGACCCGCTGCTGCTCGTCACCCGCACCGCACATGACCGCGACGGGGTCCCCGTGGAGTTCTCGCACGACTACTTCCGGTCCGACCGGACCCGCATCAGGGTGAAGTCCTGGGTCGACCGCGACACCCAGGCCCGGGTCGAGACCTCGCCGGCGTCCTGA
- a CDS encoding HAD family phosphatase, with protein sequence MSSHSEPRQAHELLAQWAESANPAVIFDFNGTLSDDEPILFQIFVELFGEHLGWALSQDDYDRHLLGHSDREIVEKAIEITGARVDVDPLLELRKRRYRDLVAQRNPITADTVGLVQILARHSVPMAVVTGAQRDDVHAVLASSPVGEVIEIVVAEEDVRRGKPDPEGFLSGAALLGHPPAEVLVFEDSVPGVRGALAAGMRCIAVSAAPSEALRSVAPAVVPALSADLVSHVLPALHAKHS encoded by the coding sequence ATGTCTTCGCACTCGGAACCCCGGCAAGCGCACGAACTGCTTGCACAGTGGGCCGAATCCGCCAACCCTGCCGTCATATTCGATTTCAACGGCACGCTGTCCGACGACGAGCCGATCCTGTTCCAGATCTTCGTCGAACTCTTCGGGGAACACCTCGGGTGGGCATTGAGTCAGGACGACTACGACCGGCATCTGCTGGGCCACAGCGACCGCGAGATCGTCGAGAAGGCGATCGAGATCACCGGCGCGCGAGTCGATGTGGACCCGCTGCTGGAGCTGCGCAAGCGGCGCTACCGCGACCTCGTCGCCCAGCGCAATCCCATCACCGCCGACACGGTGGGCCTGGTGCAGATTCTGGCCCGGCACAGCGTGCCGATGGCTGTCGTCACCGGCGCTCAGCGCGACGACGTCCACGCCGTACTGGCGAGCAGCCCGGTCGGTGAGGTCATCGAGATCGTCGTCGCCGAAGAGGACGTCCGGCGCGGCAAGCCCGATCCCGAAGGATTCCTTTCCGGCGCCGCACTTCTCGGCCACCCACCGGCGGAGGTCTTGGTGTTCGAGGACTCGGTGCCCGGCGTGCGTGGCGCGCTGGCCGCAGGCATGCGGTGTATCGCCGTCAGCGCCGCACCGAGCGAGGCCCTGCGGTCCGTGGCCCCCGCCGTGGTGCCCGCGCTGTCAGCCGACCTCGTCAGCCACGTACTGCCGGCCCTGCACGCTAAGCACAGCTGA